The Pseudanabaena sp. ABRG5-3 genome includes the window TTGCCAGAGATTATTGTATTGACCTGCACGATTGATTTCTTGACGCACGATCAGATCAGCATCACGTAAAGTATTCAATCTCTCGCTGGTAATTTCCCCAATAATCCGAATCGCTAATCCAGGACCAGGGAAAGGTTGACGTTTGACAATCTCTTCAGGAAGACCGAGCGCAGTACCGACTTTGCGAACTTCATCCTTAAAGAGTTTACGGAGTGGTTCCACAAGGGTAAAGCGTAGATTTTCAGGCAAGCCACCGACATTGTGATGGCTCTTGATCTTGACGGCAACACGTTTACCCGTAGCAGGATCGACGTTGGTATCCGCAGATTCAATCACATCAGGATAGAGCGTACCTTGAGCGAGAAAATCAAAAGGTCCTAAACGGCTGGATTCCTCTTCAAAGACATTGATAAATTCGCCGCCGATGATCTTGCGCTTTCGTTCGGGATCGGTGACTCCTTTTACCTTTTCTAGGAATCTTTCGCGGGCATTGACATATTCCACATGGATATGGAACTGCTCCTCAAAGAGTTTGACAAGGCGCTCAGGTTCTAGCTTCCGCATGAAGCCTTGATCGATAAACATACAGGTCAGTTGATCGCCGATCGCTTTATGCAGTAGGAAAGCAAGCGTAGAAGAGTCCACACCACCTGAGAGGGCTAGTAAAACGCGCTTAGTCCCAACCTGTTCGCGGATTTCACGAATCGCATTTTCGATAAAGGCATCGGTAGTCCAGCTTGGTTCGCATTGGCAAATGTGATAAACAAAGTTGCGAATCATTGCCATGCCACCTGCGGAATGCACCACTTCAGGATGGAATTGCACACCGTACAGCTTTTTGACATGATCAGCGATCGCGGCACAGGGAGTATTCGCAGTATGGGCAAGCACTTCAAATCCTTTAGGCAGATCCACTACGGAGTCGCCATGACTCATCCACATAGTGATCCCTGTATCGACATTGGTGAGTAGATCCGTGGGATCGTCGATTTGTAATTCTGCTTTGCCATATTCCCCACGATCAGCGCGTTCGACAGTGCCGCCGAGCTGTTTCGCCATGAGCTGCATTCCATAGCAAACGCCTAAAACAGGAATACCTAAATCGAAAATCTTAGGGTCACATTGTGGCGCACCTTCGTCGTAAACAGAACTAGGACCACCCGACAAGATAATCCCTTTAATGTTTGATTTCAGCAAATTTTCTGCTGATGTATGGTAGGGTAAAACCTCGGAATAAACTTGTGTCTCACGGATACGTCGAGCAATTAGCTCCGAGTACTGAGACCCGAAATCAAGAATAGCAATCATGGAACGAGTGATTTTATTGGCTGTGGTACTATCAGAACTTGTGCTAGCTGAATCTATACTAGATGAAAGCGCACCTTCAAGATTGAGTACGGCATTCGATGATGTTGGGGGGGAAGAAACCACAGTAGATACCTCTATCTTAATGAGATAGCATTTAATGAGAGTGTCAGGCTTTCGTTAAGCCTATCGCTGCGAAAAAAGTAGCTATTCGTACAATGCTAGCAAAATGGTACGTGTTTATGTATAAAAAAGTTATGATAGCGATCGCATTGTTACCAGTTTTAGGGTTGCCAGTTTTAGGATTGCCGATTTTGGAAGCAGGAGCAGTGCAATTACGCGATGGTAAGACTTATTTCCTACATTTACCAACCTTCCTAGAGGCTGAGTCAACCGTAAATGTGATCTATGCGCGGAATGCCACTTATTATTTCAAGATCGCGCTTCCCCAGAGTATGGGAGAAAACTTAGAAAGTCTGGAAATAGTTCAATCAGAAGGTTTTGAGACGATTGACTTTCGACTTGATGAAACAATTGCCTATTTACTAGCTCCCTCAGGCGATCGCATTCCTATTTCTGGTAAAGCTGAAATTCTCCAAAATCAGGATCGCGATCAAAGGAAAATTGTCATTACTTTTGATCCCCCAATTCCTGCGAATGGTGAGCTTAATCGCCAACTCGTAGTCGGGCTAAGACCATTTCGCAATCCCCGTTATGATGGGGTCTATTTATTTGGAGTCTCTGCATCTCCGCAAGGCGATCGCCCTAACACCCAATTTCTGGGCTATGGCAGATTAAACTTCTATGATCCCTTCCGCTAAATTCTGCAAAAACACTATGCAAAAACATAATGACTGATAGCAATGATAGTTTAATCGTCAAGCCCAAAAAATCTGGACTAGCGCCATTGATTCTCACTTTGGTGGAATTGTTGCGCCAGCTAATGGAAGCGCAGGTAATTCGGCGGATGGATGCGGAGAAATTAACTGAGTCGGAAATCGAGAGGGCAGCGGATAGTTTACAAGCTCTAGAGAAACAGATTTTCAATCTTTGCGAAGTTTTAGAAATTGATCCCGAAGACCTAAATCTCGATCTTGGTGAATTTGGGAAGCTTTTGCCTAGACGTGGAGCCTATTATCCAGACAAGTCCTCAAGTGAGTCATCGATTTTGGAATTACTTGATCGCTTGATTAGTACAGGTATTGTCCTTGAAGGTGATGTGCAGATTGGACTCGCCGATATTAACCTGATTGACCTCAAATTAAAGTTATTACTAACTTCAGGCGATAAATCCGCTTCTTAACTAGAGATTGGCTTTGCCAATCTCTAGCAAAATTTCTCCTTCAAGCTTTACAGCTTCTTGAATACGAGTTAATGGCACATGATGCGATCGCGCTAACTTCGCGCAGTCCTCATATTCTGGTTGAATCGTCCAGAAACCATCCCGCCATGCTATCTTCACTCGCGCCTTGCCAAATTCTGTTTCAACTTCACGGATTTCGCGATGGAGGATTTTGCGCTCTTGCCAACGATAGCGAATGCCGAGAGTGCTAGTTTCGCGAAAGAGAATTTGCTCACAAACAGTTTGGCGATCGCAGAGACAAATAACGGTAATTAGAGTTCCGTTACGGGATTTTTTCATACCCACTGCTTGGGTATACACATCCAGAGCGCCATTTTGCAATAACTGCTCCATCGTGTAAGCGATCGCTTGAGCAGACATATCATCAACTTGAGTTTCCAGAATGACGATAGTTTCAGTAATGCTTGCAATTGTTTGCTGTTTGGCAACTTCTTGAATAAAAGCAGCATTAATCTTTAATCTTTTTTTTTATCCTTTGACTTACTCTTTCCAACCCACAATCGCAAGGCATTAGGAATTTCCAAATCCTGAGAACCTGCACCTAAACCCACTTTTTTGATTTTCATTAAGGGAACTTTGCCAAACTTTTCACTGAGAGTGACAGCGATCGCCGCTCCCGTGGGGGTGACTAATTCCTTGCGAATGCCATTGTCAAAGGTAGTTACGCCATGTAGTTCCCATAGTTTCAAGGTTGCAGGGGCAGGTACTGGCATCTTGCCATGATCACAATTGACATAGCCACCACCCGCAGGCAAAGCCGAACAATAGATTTTTTCGACTTCTAACCAAGCAAAACCTGCACAGGTGCAGACAATATCAACGATCGCATCGATCGCCCCCACTTCATGAAAATGTACTGCCTCTGGCGCGATCCCATGCACAGATCCCTCTGCGATCGCGAGTTCTTTAAATATCGCTAAACTCCATTTCTCAACCTGCGCTGACAACTTAGCATTACGAATGATTTTCTCAATATCAGGCAAATGCCGATGCACTTTATGGGTATTGACTTCATGATGATGATCATGACTATGGGAATGTTCTCCATGATTGTGCGCGTCATGATCGTGGGAGTGACTATGGGTGTGATCATGACTATGCTCATGGGAATCGGTGGCGGCTACGGTTGGTGGCTCATTACCGACATAATTTAATAACTCCACATGGAGCTTTGTCGCTTGAATACCTCCACGATAAACAGATTCTGTCCATAGCTTCACTTCGCGATCGAGTCCCAACTTATGCACAATATCTTGCAGATATTCTAATGGGACACCTGCGTTCACTAGCGCCCCCAAACACATATCACCTGCGATACCTGTCGGGCAATCTAAATATGCAATGGTTCCCATACTTAATCACTACAGAAATTATAAAACTACTCTCGTCTGCATCCTAGCATTGATAGTGATTTTCATGGCATCCAAGATCTGAAAAGTGACGCTGGCAGATCTTCTATGGCAGCGAGAATCCAATTACTCCTTGAAGATTAGCACCTTCCCAAATCGTACTTTCCACTAACGCATCTGTTAAATTAGCATTAGCGAGATTTGCCTTTGTGAGATTTGTTCCCATAAAGTTAGCACCACTTAAATCTGCACCGCCCAAGTATGAATTCTGCAATTCAGCCACAGCAAAATTTGCCTGTTTGAGAATTGCCATACTTAAATCAACTTCCTTCATTTCTGTATGACGAAATTTAGTTTCGATACAGATTGCCTGTGTCAAGATTGCTCTGTACAAGTAGGCGCGACTGAAATCAGCATGACTAAGATTTGCCTTAGTTAAATTCGCCATACTCAAAAAAGCATCACCTAAAAAAGCGTCACATAGTTCAGCACCAAATAGTTGTGCTCCACTTAAGATTGCGCCTCCCAGATTAGCTTTATTGAGAATTGCCTTATTTAAGATTGCCTCGCTAAAATTTGCCATCAGGCAACCAGCCATACTGATATCCGCAAAGTCAAGTGATGCTCCACATAAATTTGCACGAGTTAGCAAGGTTCCCCGTAGTTTGGCACGACTCATCTTGGCATTACTTAAATTCACATTGCTCAAGTTTGCGCCACTAAAATCAGTGTTTTGGAGATCTGCTCCACTGAGGTTTGCACTATGGAGATTAATCTTTTTGAAACTCTCTCCACTTAGGTTTACACCACGTAAATCTGTATCACTGAGATTTGCGGAACCAAGATTGATGCCTCTAAGCTCTAGCGATCGCAAGTCCGTACCAGCTAAATTAACATCTTGGACATTCGCTTGACTAATATTAGCCTGAGCCAAGATTGCACCACGCAAATCGGCTCCCTTTAAGTTGGCATTAGAAAACACGGCTTCGCTTAAATTTGCACCGACTAAATTTGCGTAGCTTAAGTCCGTCCTACTAAAATTAGCCTTGCTGAGGTTGACTTGACTCAAATTTGCGCCACTAAGCTTTAGCCCAGACAAATCTACTTTTGCAAGATTGATCGCTTCAGGTTGAGCTTTTTCGCGCCAAGCATTCCAATGCTCAGCACCATCTTTAATATGTCGAACAATTTTTAGATCAGCCAAGATGATAGTTACTCAAATTTATGCTTGGGTATCATTCTAATCTAAGGTTTTTTATTCAATAAATCTAGATAAGCGAAATGGCTGATATGGCTATAGACCACAATATTTTTGATGGTGCAACTTCGTCGCACCATCAAAAATATTAAATTAGCAATGTTTTAGCGTTGCGATGCCAGCGATCGCGCTTAATTCGTCGCAGAGCCGAGCCTGTAAAATGCTGATCCCATTCTTCTTCAGTCATATTGACTAAATCTGTTAATTGGGGATCGACATTATGGGGAAAAGGATGAAAATCTGTTTCTAAGGTCTCTTGAGCAAATCGCTGATTCCAAGGACAAACATCTTGGCAAATGTCACAGCCTGCAACCCAATTTTGTAAATTAGCGGCAATTTCCTTAGGAATTTGCTCAGCTTTGTTTTCAATAGTGTGGTAGGCAATACAGCGATTAGCATCTACCACAAACGGCTGGGCGATCGCCCCCGTTGGACAAGCATCAATGCAGCGAGTACAAGTTCCACAATGTTCGGTATGGGGGAGATCGGGTTCAAGTTCGAGATTGGTGAGAACTTCTCCGAGAAATAACCAAGAGCCATATTCACGAGTAATCACATTGCTATGTTTGCCAATCCAACCGATTCCCGCCCTTTGAGCAAAGGCTTTTTCGGCGATCGGCCCCGTATCTACATAGTAACGAGTTTGGATTTTTTCCCCTTGATCATCTCCCATTGCCTCTAGCCAAGTTGCTAAAGCTTTTAACTTTTTAGTCAAAACCTTATGATAGTCTCGCCCCCAGCCATAGCGAGAAATTTTACCCACTTGGCGATCGCTTGAATGTTGATGGGGGGTGTAGTAATTCAGCGCTACGCAAATGACCGACTTTACCCCTGCCATTACCTGAGTGATATCTTGGCGCTTGGGATTTGCCATCCAGTCCATATCCGCTTGATAGCCCAGAGATAACCATTCTTGCAAGCGCTCTGCCTCAATCCCAGACTCAGCTTTGGTAATTCCGACTTTGCTAAATCCTAGATCTAAGGCTTTTTGCGCGATCGCCTGCTTAAGTTCTTGTGGAGATAGTGGAGATAATTGATGCTCTTTCATATTTCAAATCAAAAATGCGATGCTAAGCATCGCATTTTTGATACTTTTAGCCTCCACCTAGCCAACCAAAAAAACCACCTTTTTTCTCTTCTTTAGGTTTGGATTGAGATTTATCTGTATTTGTGGCTATACCGCTAACTTGGTTAATGTACTGGAGTGCTAATGGCTCTTCAGGATTTAGTTTCAAGGCTTGCTGGAAACTGACTTTTGCCATACCTGCTAATTTTTGATTCATATAGACAAAGCCTAACAAAGCATGACATTTGCTGTTATTACAATCAATTTGAATGGCACTCCGCAGTTCTTTTAATGCTGAAGCCCATAATTTTTGACTAATATAGGTTTCAGCCTGACGAATATATTGACTACTAGAAATATCATTAGCATTACTAGCATTGCTACTAGCTTGGTTCGTATTTTTGATCGATGAGTCATTATTGGCAGTATTGTTTGCCGCATTACGGGATGACATTTGAGCTTCACTCCGCATTTGGTAACTGCTATTTGAACTATTAGCATAGGAAGCATTGACTCTACTAGTGCTAGCACTACTAGCAGCATTATTACTATTGGTATTGTTAGCAAAACTCTGAGGCGAAGATTTTGGTGTACTAATCCCTGAAGTTGTTAGCGACTCTGATGTATGCCTATATCCTTCTTGTAACAGGATATGCACTAAATTAAGCTCACTTAGTAAGCCAATATGTTCGAGAACTTGATCGAGATCTTGATACTGAGCTTTTGCAATTGTTTGAACTGTTTGCTCATAATTGATCTCTGTCGCAGAAGTTAAATATTTTTTGGCAATTTCTGATTGGGGCAGAAATGTCTGGTTACGTTTCATTAAACGCTTGCCAAGTAGTTTTAGAATCGCCGAATATTCTGTACGTTCACGCTCTTGGGAAAGTACATCGTAGGCAGGATTGACGAGTTTGGATAGATATTGCGTAGCTACTTGCTTTTCTACTGGTGTGCGTCCATGAATGTCTGGATGCAGGCATTTTGCGATCGAGAGATAGCGTTTACGCACATGGGAAGCTTCGGCTGTCAGTGGTAAGCCTAATACAGCATAGTAATCATTAAAGTCATACTGACCGATGCCACGCTCTATACGAAATGTTTTTGGGTTTTCCACTATCGATCCTCGGCTTTTTGCGACCCAAACAAAATTTTTTAGATTTTAAACTAGATAAGTAATAATAGCTTACCCATAATTATTAATACAGCTATGATCGCCACAATTACACATTTTCCATAGATAAAATACAGCACTTTATGGAGAAATATAGAAGATATCTACAAGCTAAAAATTAGACTCAGCAAGGTTTTGAGCTATAAATTTTACCTGCGGCAAGATCTAAGGTGCTGTATTTAAAATTTACACAAGGTTATAAGCTCGCTAAAACCTGTTTTGCCGTTTGGATTTGATCGTTGCTAAAACCTGCTTCATTCAGAAAGTTTAAGAACTCAGAACTGCGATATCTGGCATCAACACCGATCGCTTCCCGAAATGTTTTTTTGGCGCTGGGCTGATTACTAGATGTCCATTGGGCGATCGCTAGAGCAACGAAGGGGTGAGGATTAGTCGGTTCGAGTTCGATCGCATTTTTGGCATAGGCGATCGCAAGGTCATATTGTTGCAAGCGCTGATAGGCAAGGCTGAGATTATAGTGAGCAATCTCATTATCAGTTTTGAGGATTGCTGCCCAACTATGCAAAACTACTGACTGGGGCAGATCTCCACGCACAAGATAGACAATACCGATCGCATTAAAAGCTTGTAAGGATGTGGGTGATCGATAAATTGCTTCCCACAGTGATGCTGCTGCGGTGTCATGTTTTTTCGCAAGGTGCTGTGTCCAGCCAAGGATAATTCTGCCATCGATATTCTGAGGATCGAGGGTGACTGCTTTTTGTAAAGCAGCGATCGCATCATCAAGGCGTTCTTGTTTGCGATAAGCTAGTCCCAATTGGCGATATTCTTCGGCAGCCTGTTTATCGGCTTGAGATGTTTTGGTAGACTGTGCTGAGTTGGATTTAGGCTGAGCCGCAATTGCGGATGACGCAGATGATATTGATATCCAGCTAGTGATGAGTATCAGCAAATTTAACAAGCTGAAAATATTAGACAATCTTTTCAAAGCAAGTTGTATCCCTAGAATAAAAAAGGTTCGCAAAGCGAACCTTTTTTATTCTATTTTATTGCTGGTTTATTTGCTGGCAGTAAGTTGACGATAAGCTCTCGTAACGAGTTTGTCATCGACAAAAGTGGCATTCAGATTCATGTCTTTGTTTGACCAGCTCACGATCACTGCACGATCGCCAAACTTGTGATCAATGCCTAAAGGTTTACCTTCGCCTCCCAAGATGCTAGCTACTTGGTCATAACGCATTCCTCGTCCTAAGCAAACATAGTTTTTGAGAGTGACCCCCGGATTACCACAACGGTACTGCACATTGGTGATGTTGTTGTCATAGTGGCGTGGAGGAAGCAGGGCAAGGTTGATTGTTGGTCCCGATAGTGCTTCGGTTAGCCAATATAGACAGATCAGCAATACTCCCAGCACTAAGACATCTTCAATCACAGCACGAACTAAATTGCGCTGATGGCGACGTTTGATTTGTTGGGCTTTTTCCTTTGTCCAAGTTTCCCAAGGAAAAGTATCCACCCATTGGATCGTGTCATTAAACTTAGCAATCGCACTAGTACGAATTGCCTCTAATGCCCCTTTAGGATCGCGGATGGTAATGCGGCTAGTAGTGCGGGCGGCGGCAATGGTTTTCGGATCAAGTAACCATCCACGGAAACGACGAACCAGATTGCCTGCTTTAGATTTGCCCTTCGACAATGCACTTTGCTGTGAATTCCGAGTAAGCGATCGCTTGTCCTCTGTCCTTGCAAGCGCACTTTTAGGTAAGGGTGCTGGTGCAGCAACTAATGGAATATCTCTTCCCTGTGATAGGACTAAAGTATCTTCCCCAATGACATAAAATTCCCATTCAATGCGGCGTACCCCGACCAACTGTAAGCGATTGAAGTATCGATCAATGCTTTGAGTAAATTCATTGAGGCGATCGCGATCGGAGTTAGCAGCAATCAAAGTAAAAGCAATGGATAGAACTTGCTGTTCAAACTTAAATTCCGTTTGCTCAGCAGCTACTAGATCCATATAGTCGGAAGCAAGACTGGTCAGAACATATTGCAATTTCTGCCAAGCCTGTCTATCTTCAAGATTTAACCGCACTGCTTTCATGATTTATCCTCATCTTAGACCTTAACTCGGTCTCAGTCCCTAGCAACTGGTTTTGGGTATGTAGTTGCTCTGTTTGTAACACTCACGATGTTACCCAAACTAATAAAGGTTTTTAACATGGCTAGAAAATATAGCAATTCTCAATGATTTACGAGATGTATATTGCACATCTCGTAAATCATTGAGGATTCCCCAATAAATAAGTCCTATTATCACAAATTTGGAATGACGGCGCTTTGCGCCGCAATTCTAAGAGAATTGTTTCCCCGCCTTCGGCGGGGAAACAACTCTCTGTTGAAAATCGCTGTATTTGTATTTATAAGTCAGGAAATGCTTCGGCGACGGCGGGATAGACAATTTTGCCATTTTGAATATTTAGTCCTTTCGCCAAGGTGCGATCGCGTTTTAATGCTTCCAGCCCAAAATCCGCCAACGCACAGGTATAGGGAAGTGTGGCATTGACCAAAGCTTGAGTAGCAGTCCAAGGCACTGCCCCCGGCATATTTGGCACACCGTAATGCAAGACTCCCTCCTCTACATATATAGGAGAGGTGTGGGAAGTTGGGCGCACTGTTTCGATACATCCCCCTTGATCGACTGCCACATCAACAATTACGGAACGCGATCGCATTTTCTGCACTAGTTCACGATTTACTAGAGTTGGTGCGCGTTTACCTGCGATTAAGACTGCACCAATAACGAGATCGGCTGAACTAACCAACTCAGCAACATTGCTACCGTTGCTATATAACAATTGCACCCGTGAACCAAAGAGGGATTCTAATTCACCAAGACGTTGAAGATTCACATCTAAAATTGTCACCCTTGCCCCTAGTCCGATCGCCATTCTTGCCGCCTCTGTACCAACTACACCACCACCTAGTACAACGACATGTCCTGCTCTGACTCCGGGAATGCCTCCGAGTAAGACACCACTGCCTCCCTGTTGCTTAGTCAAGTAATGCGCCCCAAACTGTACAGATAGCCTTCCTGCGATAATGCTCATCGGTACAAGCAAAGGCAACTGACCATTATCTAACTGTACTGTTTCATAGGCGATACAGGTTGCACCCGAGTTGATGAGCGCTTCGGTTAATTGGCAATCGGCTGCGAGATGGAGATAGGTAAAGAGAATTAGTTGCGGATGGAGTAAAGCATATTCACTAGGTAAAGGCTCTTTCACCTTGACCACCATTTCTTGAGCGTACACTTCTTGGGGTGTGGCGACAATTTTTGCCCCTGCGCGGATATACTCATCATCGCTAAAGCCAGAACCAATCCCCGCCTTGGTCTCAACAAAAACTTGATGCGATCGCGCTGTTAAAGTTGCTACACCCGCAGGTGTAAGCCCCACACGAAACTCAAGATCCTTAATTTCCTTTGGTACACCAATTTTCACTGCGATTTCTCCTCAAAAATCAAGAACTTGACTAATTTCATCTAATTAGCTTGGCACAATTAAGAACTAGAAGAACTAAGTAGCTCAACTTAATTAAAACCCAAAACCAGAGTTTGTTCCGCACGCTACGCGTGCGGAACAAACTTCTTGGTTAGTTTACTTATGTCTAGCTACTTAGAACCTGTAGCAAGCTGCGCTTGCGCTAAAGTTTCTGGTTTATATTTAATTGCGATAGCAACACAAAGTATTACCATCAATTAATTTTAATAATTTTAAAACTCATTGTCTAAGCCTTGTGTGCGCTATGCTGCGATCGCAATAGAGCC containing:
- the guaA gene encoding glutamine-hydrolyzing GMP synthase yields the protein MIAILDFGSQYSELIARRIRETQVYSEVLPYHTSAENLLKSNIKGIILSGGPSSVYDEGAPQCDPKIFDLGIPVLGVCYGMQLMAKQLGGTVERADRGEYGKAELQIDDPTDLLTNVDTGITMWMSHGDSVVDLPKGFEVLAHTANTPCAAIADHVKKLYGVQFHPEVVHSAGGMAMIRNFVYHICQCEPSWTTDAFIENAIREIREQVGTKRVLLALSGGVDSSTLAFLLHKAIGDQLTCMFIDQGFMRKLEPERLVKLFEEQFHIHVEYVNARERFLEKVKGVTDPERKRKIIGGEFINVFEEESSRLGPFDFLAQGTLYPDVIESADTNVDPATGKRVAVKIKSHHNVGGLPENLRFTLVEPLRKLFKDEVRKVGTALGLPEEIVKRQPFPGPGLAIRIIGEITSERLNTLRDADLIVRQEINRAGQYNNLWQAFAVLLPTVRSVGVMGDKRTYSHPVVLRLVSSEDGMTADWARVPYELLETISNRIVNEVEGVNRVVLDITSKPPGTIEWE
- a CDS encoding DUF2808 domain-containing protein; translation: MIAIALLPVLGLPVLGLPILEAGAVQLRDGKTYFLHLPTFLEAESTVNVIYARNATYYFKIALPQSMGENLESLEIVQSEGFETIDFRLDETIAYLLAPSGDRIPISGKAEILQNQDRDQRKIVITFDPPIPANGELNRQLVVGLRPFRNPRYDGVYLFGVSASPQGDRPNTQFLGYGRLNFYDPFR
- the gvpJ gene encoding gas vesicle protein GvpJ, with product MTDSNDSLIVKPKKSGLAPLILTLVELLRQLMEAQVIRRMDAEKLTESEIERAADSLQALEKQIFNLCEVLEIDPEDLNLDLGEFGKLLPRRGAYYPDKSSSESSILELLDRLISTGIVLEGDVQIGLADINLIDLKLKLLLTSGDKSAS
- a CDS encoding pentapeptide repeat-containing protein is translated as MADLKIVRHIKDGAEHWNAWREKAQPEAINLAKVDLSGLKLSGANLSQVNLSKANFSRTDLSYANLVGANLSEAVFSNANLKGADLRGAILAQANISQANVQDVNLAGTDLRSLELRGINLGSANLSDTDLRGVNLSGESFKKINLHSANLSGADLQNTDFSGANLSNVNLSNAKMSRAKLRGTLLTRANLCGASLDFADISMAGCLMANFSEAILNKAILNKANLGGAILSGAQLFGAELCDAFLGDAFLSMANLTKANLSHADFSRAYLYRAILTQAICIETKFRHTEMKEVDLSMAILKQANFAVAELQNSYLGGADLSGANFMGTNLTKANLANANLTDALVESTIWEGANLQGVIGFSLP
- the queG gene encoding tRNA epoxyqueuosine(34) reductase QueG; translated protein: MKEHQLSPLSPQELKQAIAQKALDLGFSKVGITKAESGIEAERLQEWLSLGYQADMDWMANPKRQDITQVMAGVKSVICVALNYYTPHQHSSDRQVGKISRYGWGRDYHKVLTKKLKALATWLEAMGDDQGEKIQTRYYVDTGPIAEKAFAQRAGIGWIGKHSNVITREYGSWLFLGEVLTNLELEPDLPHTEHCGTCTRCIDACPTGAIAQPFVVDANRCIAYHTIENKAEQIPKEIAANLQNWVAGCDICQDVCPWNQRFAQETLETDFHPFPHNVDPQLTDLVNMTEEEWDQHFTGSALRRIKRDRWHRNAKTLLI
- a CDS encoding J domain-containing protein — encoded protein: MENPKTFRIERGIGQYDFNDYYAVLGLPLTAEASHVRKRYLSIAKCLHPDIHGRTPVEKQVATQYLSKLVNPAYDVLSQERERTEYSAILKLLGKRLMKRNQTFLPQSEIAKKYLTSATEINYEQTVQTIAKAQYQDLDQVLEHIGLLSELNLVHILLQEGYRHTSESLTTSGISTPKSSPQSFANNTNSNNAASSASTSRVNASYANSSNSSYQMRSEAQMSSRNAANNTANNDSSIKNTNQASSNASNANDISSSQYIRQAETYISQKLWASALKELRSAIQIDCNNSKCHALLGFVYMNQKLAGMAKVSFQQALKLNPEEPLALQYINQVSGIATNTDKSQSKPKEEKKGGFFGWLGGG
- a CDS encoding tetratricopeptide repeat protein; the encoded protein is MLILITSWISISSASSAIAAQPKSNSAQSTKTSQADKQAAEEYRQLGLAYRKQERLDDAIAALQKAVTLDPQNIDGRIILGWTQHLAKKHDTAAASLWEAIYRSPTSLQAFNAIGIVYLVRGDLPQSVVLHSWAAILKTDNEIAHYNLSLAYQRLQQYDLAIAYAKNAIELEPTNPHPFVALAIAQWTSSNQPSAKKTFREAIGVDARYRSSEFLNFLNEAGFSNDQIQTAKQVLASL
- the ald gene encoding alanine dehydrogenase, whose protein sequence is MKIGVPKEIKDLEFRVGLTPAGVATLTARSHQVFVETKAGIGSGFSDDEYIRAGAKIVATPQEVYAQEMVVKVKEPLPSEYALLHPQLILFTYLHLAADCQLTEALINSGATCIAYETVQLDNGQLPLLVPMSIIAGRLSVQFGAHYLTKQQGGSGVLLGGIPGVRAGHVVVLGGGVVGTEAARMAIGLGARVTILDVNLQRLGELESLFGSRVQLLYSNGSNVAELVSSADLVIGAVLIAGKRAPTLVNRELVQKMRSRSVIVDVAVDQGGCIETVRPTSHTSPIYVEEGVLHYGVPNMPGAVPWTATQALVNATLPYTCALADFGLEALKRDRTLAKGLNIQNGKIVYPAVAEAFPDL